The Prosthecobacter vanneervenii sequence AAGGCGGGCAGGCAGGTGTTTGTGGAAAAACCGCTGTGCCTGACGCAGGAGGAGCTGGGACAAATCGATGCTGCGGTGGTGGAGTCGAAGGGGAGCGTGATGGTGGGATTCAACCGACGCTTTGCCCCTGCGACGGTGGTGATGATGGAGGTGCTGAGCAAGGTGTCAGGACCGAAGACGCTGGCCTTTCATGTGAATGCGGGCGTGCTGGCACCGGACCACTGGTATGCGAATGTGGCGGAGAGCGGCGGACGTGTGCTGGGGGAGGCGTGCCACTTCTTTGACTTTGCCTGCCATGTGCTGGGACGGCCGGTGAAGGTGACGGCGCAGACGGTGGGCCGGCCGAAGGTGCCGGACTCGGTGACGGCGCAGATCGAATATGCAGACGGGTCTGCGGCGCAGGTGGTGTACTCGGCGGAGGGTGATGTGAGCTATCCGAAAGAGACTTTCCGGGTGTTTGCGAGCGGGCTGGTGGTGGAGTGTGAGAACTTCATGAAGCTCTCGGTTTTCAAACAGCGGAAGACGACGGTGAGGAAGTACGCCTCGAAGGGACATGCGGAGGAAATGGCGGCGTGGCTGGCGTATCTGAAAGGCGTGGCGGTGCATCCGCTGCCGTATGAGGAGGCGCGGCAAAGCATGAAGCTGACGTTTGCCGTGCTGGAGTCGATCCGCGAAGGTAGGAGCATCGAACTGTGATGACACTTGTCTGGTACCTGCAACGGCTGCGCGCGATGAGCGCGGGGGAGGTGGTGCATCGTGTGAAGGAGCGGCTGGGCCGATGGAATGAGGCCGGGAAGCTGAGGCGGGTGGCGGGCCAGAAGTGGGACGCGCGCTGCCTGGAGGTGCCGAGGCTGCCGTGGCGCGAACGCGTGCCGCCGGAGCTGGGCAAGCAGCTGGCGGCGGATGCGGAGAAGCTGATCAGCGGGGAGTGGCAGCTGTTTGGCTGGAAGAGCGTGGCTGTGGGTGCGCCACCGTGCTGGCACCGGGATGCCACGCTGGGCGTGGTGGTGGATCCGGAGATCCCCGCGCGCAAGCTGGACCACCGGCATCTGGAGCATGATGCGGATGCGAGGGCGATCTGGGAGATCAACCGCTGGAACGAGGTGACGCGACTGGCGATGCACAGTGCGCTGAACGGGGATGAGCAGGCGATCCGCACGGCGCAGATCTGGCTGGAGGACTGGTGCGAGCGCAACACGCCGGGACGAGGCATCAACTGGACGAGCCCGCTGGAGGCCGCGCTGAGGCTCATGAATTACTGCTGGTTTGACGCGATCGTGCGCGGGTGCTGCGACGGGGAACTGGTGCAGCGGCAAGATGCGCTGACGGCGCGAATCGTGCCTGCGCATGCGTGGTGGATCTGGAAGCGGCGCTCGTTTGGGTCATCGGCGAACAATCATCTCATAGGCGAGCTGAGCGCGCTGGTGATGGCGACAGCGCGGTGGCCGGGGCTGGAGAAGATGACGTGTGCGGCGAAAGAGGTGAAGGAGCTGCTGGAGGGGGAGATTTTGAGGCAGTTCGCCACGGATGGCGGCAATCTGGAGCAGGCGCTGCATTACCACCTTTTTGCGTGGGAGATGTGCTGGCATGCGGGACTGGCGGCGGGTGGATACAAGCCGGAGGTGATGGAGCGGCTGACGCGTGCGGCGCAGTATTTTGTGGATGCGGTGGAAGCGCCGGAGAGCTGGGACTTTGGAGACTCGGATGATGCGCAGGTGCTGCCGCTGACGCTGAGGCGGATGAATGCGGCGGCGGAGTTTCGCGGATGGTTTCTGAACCGGGCGGAGGGCGCGACGTTGCGCTTCTGGCTGGGGGAACCACCGAGGGGGATCAAGGCGGCGATGCGGGGCCAGTGGCTGACGTATGACGAGAGCGGGCAGGCGCTGTGGCGTGATGCAAGATGGACGGTGCGGGCCGATGCGTCTGCGCTGGGCCTGGGCAGCATGGCGTCGCACGGGCATCTGGATGCGCTACATGTGTCTCTGTGGTATGAGCAGCATGCGCTGGTGATTGATCCGGGAACGGGGGCCTACTACGGGAATGCGGCGCTGAGAGCGAAGCTGGCCGCGTGGGAGGCGCACAATGGACCGGTGCCGGTGTCAGGCCGTGCGACGCCGCGACGGATGGGGGCGTTTTTGTGGGCGGATCATCATGAGAAGCCGGGGCTGGCGGTGCATGAGGAAATCTGCGTGATGAGCCTGGAAAGCGAAGGCGAAAGCGTGAGGCGTGCGGTGCATGCGACGCATGATCTGGTGGAGATCTGCGATGAGGTGGGGGCGGAGCAAAGCTATGTGATCACGTGGCAACTGGGGCCTGGATGGCGTGTGGAGCAGGAGCGGCCGAGGGGCTTTGTGTGCCGGCATGCGGAGGCGATTCCGGCGGGGGTGACCTTTAATGGAGATGGGATCGAGAGCTGCGAGGTGGTGGAGTGCGAGGCATCGCCGCATTTTCGTGAGCGGGTGATGACGCAGGCGCTGAGGGTGACTTTCCGTGGGACGATGACGACGGTGTGGCGGAAGTGCGGGTGAGGGGGGAGGGGAAATGGTGGGAATGACGAATGAGTAAATCCGAATGACGAAATAATGACGAGGGGTGAATGACGAATGATGTGAGCGAGGTGGTGTTTTCACGTTTCGGATGGCCATGAGCCCCCTCACCCCAGTCCTTTGACTCCGTCCATCTCCGCTGCGCTCCGGTTCCCCGAAGAGATGTTTATTTCTTGGTGTGTGTCAGGGGCGGGGAGAGGGAGGGCAGTGTTTGCCGCCCAAGATGAGACGGTTACATCTTTATTTTAATTGCTATAAGATGAGGTAGCTCGAACGAGGGCTGACGAAGACAATAGCAAGATGATGAGAGGCGCGGGATGATATCCCGCGCCTTTTTTTGTGCCTGCGGCCTATGGCTTCAGCTCGATGGCTTTGTAACAGCGGTGCTCGAGGAGGGAGGGTTTGAGG is a genomic window containing:
- a CDS encoding heparinase II/III domain-containing protein — its product is MTLVWYLQRLRAMSAGEVVHRVKERLGRWNEAGKLRRVAGQKWDARCLEVPRLPWRERVPPELGKQLAADAEKLISGEWQLFGWKSVAVGAPPCWHRDATLGVVVDPEIPARKLDHRHLEHDADARAIWEINRWNEVTRLAMHSALNGDEQAIRTAQIWLEDWCERNTPGRGINWTSPLEAALRLMNYCWFDAIVRGCCDGELVQRQDALTARIVPAHAWWIWKRRSFGSSANNHLIGELSALVMATARWPGLEKMTCAAKEVKELLEGEILRQFATDGGNLEQALHYHLFAWEMCWHAGLAAGGYKPEVMERLTRAAQYFVDAVEAPESWDFGDSDDAQVLPLTLRRMNAAAEFRGWFLNRAEGATLRFWLGEPPRGIKAAMRGQWLTYDESGQALWRDARWTVRADASALGLGSMASHGHLDALHVSLWYEQHALVIDPGTGAYYGNAALRAKLAAWEAHNGPVPVSGRATPRRMGAFLWADHHEKPGLAVHEEICVMSLESEGESVRRAVHATHDLVEICDEVGAEQSYVITWQLGPGWRVEQERPRGFVCRHAEAIPAGVTFNGDGIESCEVVECEASPHFRERVMTQALRVTFRGTMTTVWRKCG